The Salegentibacter mishustinae genome includes a window with the following:
- a CDS encoding c-type cytochrome: MKNLFYKTIVLFLIGGVVMSCADSDEPNYQYMPDMYKPIGYETYGEYDIFVNGQEAKLPVEGTIPRGWMPYDYENTPEGMANAKANLNNPLPYTEDNLNEGKQLYTIYCAVCHGDNGDGKGILAEREKILGIPSYDDAGRAITEGSVYHVVYYGLNSMGSYAAQTSEEERWKITHYVMNLKNELEGGEEIPFEEEKEASIAETNPVEVERAQQNAEESQGEGAAQTLDEENNN; encoded by the coding sequence ATGAAAAATTTGTTCTATAAAACGATAGTATTGTTCCTGATTGGGGGCGTTGTAATGTCTTGTGCAGATAGTGACGAGCCCAATTACCAGTACATGCCAGATATGTATAAGCCAATAGGCTATGAGACTTACGGGGAATACGATATTTTTGTAAATGGTCAGGAGGCTAAACTTCCGGTAGAGGGAACTATCCCAAGAGGATGGATGCCTTACGATTATGAAAATACACCAGAAGGTATGGCGAATGCTAAAGCCAATCTTAACAATCCACTTCCATACACAGAAGATAACCTTAATGAAGGAAAACAACTGTATACTATTTACTGTGCAGTTTGCCACGGAGATAATGGAGATGGTAAAGGCATTCTTGCTGAAAGAGAAAAGATTCTTGGTATTCCTTCTTACGATGATGCCGGGCGTGCTATTACCGAAGGAAGTGTTTATCACGTAGTTTATTACGGGTTAAATTCAATGGGTTCTTATGCTGCACAAACCAGTGAAGAAGAGCGTTGGAAAATTACCCATTATGTAATGAATCTTAAGAATGAGCTGGAAGGCGGTGAAGAAATACCTTTTGAGGAAGAAAAAGAAGCCTCTATCGCTGAAACCAATCCTGTAGAAGTAGAAAGAGCTCAGCAAAATGCTGAGGAATCTCAGGGTGAAGGTGC
- a CDS encoding DUF3341 domain-containing protein → MASKVIHAIYNDDDLLLQGVKQVREARYHIGEIYTPMPVHGLDKAMGLAPTRLAITSFMYGVVGFAVAVAMMNFIMIEDWPQDIGGKPSFSFLENLPAFVPIMFELTVFFAAHLMVITFYMRSKLWPFKKAENPDVRTTDDMFLMEVDVANHNVDELTKFLYDTGAAEIKLIDNK, encoded by the coding sequence ATGGCATCAAAAGTTATACACGCTATTTATAATGATGACGATCTGCTTTTGCAGGGCGTAAAGCAAGTGAGAGAGGCTCGTTATCATATTGGTGAGATTTATACACCAATGCCTGTTCACGGTTTGGATAAAGCGATGGGTCTTGCGCCTACTAGATTGGCAATCACTTCTTTTATGTATGGGGTTGTTGGTTTTGCAGTGGCAGTTGCAATGATGAATTTCATTATGATAGAAGACTGGCCGCAGGATATTGGGGGAAAACCAAGTTTTAGTTTCCTTGAGAATTTACCTGCATTTGTACCTATTATGTTTGAGCTTACCGTATTTTTCGCAGCTCACCTTATGGTAATTACTTTTTATATGAGAAGTAAGTTATGGCCTTTTAAAAAAGCAGAAAATCCAGATGTTAGAACAACTGATGATATGTTCCTTATGGAAGTTGACGTTGCGAATCATAACGTAGATGAATTAACAAAATTCCTTTACGATACCGGAGCTGCTGAAATTAAATTAATAGATAATAAATAG